The genomic segment TCGCGCAGCGGCTCCGGCAGGCCGCGACCGCCGCCGGCCGCGACTGGCAGACGGCCGCTGGTACCGAGAGCACCGTCTCCTCCGCGTTCGCCGATCTCATCCTCATCGGCCCGCATCTGGCCGACCGCGTGTCCGTCATCCGAAACGCGACGGACACGCCGGTCGCACTCCTCCCGAGCGACGTCTTCGGCGACCGCGACGGCACGAGGACACTCGCCCTCGTCGACGCGGCGCTGTCCGCCGCGCCGCCCGAC from the Microbacterium ginsengiterrae genome contains:
- a CDS encoding PTS sugar transporter subunit IIB, whose translation is MRILVVCGAGASSTFVAQRLRQAATAAGRDWQTAAGTESTVSSAFADLILIGPHLADRVSVIRNATDTPVALLPSDVFGDRDGTRTLALVDAALSAAPPDAATSTHLPSTAKGTP